In a genomic window of Halorussus salilacus:
- a CDS encoding cytochrome C oxidase subunit IV family protein — protein sequence MARTKLYAGIYVVLFVMATAQTLVEFADLDYWTGFWIIIALSFAKAVIVAAYYQHLRWEPRSITYVVATGLLAALALTIAASYSIL from the coding sequence ATGGCACGAACCAAACTCTACGCCGGAATCTACGTGGTACTGTTCGTGATGGCGACCGCCCAGACCCTCGTCGAGTTCGCCGACCTCGACTACTGGACGGGGTTCTGGATAATCATCGCGCTGTCGTTCGCCAAGGCCGTCATCGTGGCGGCGTACTACCAGCATCTCAGGTGGGAACCGCGCTCGATAACGTACGTCGTCGCGACCGGCCTGCTGGCGGCGCTCGCGCTGACCATCGCAGCGTCGTACTCCATCCTGTAG
- a CDS encoding aldo/keto reductase, with translation MVIDIPDIGLGTYENTDPEVCAESVETALNVGYRHVDTAEMYDNERAVGAGLARADVDRGEVFLSTKIHSSNLAYDDVFESAQGCLDRLGVEYVDLLYVHWPIRSYDSEGTLAAFDDLREEGLIRNVGLSNFTPELLDEATDLLDASLFAHQVECHPLLQQEELRARARRDDHYLVAYSPLAKGEVFDVPELVDIAERHGATPAQVGLAWLRSKENVVAIPKSSSEGHIRENLQARELSLTDDDIARIDAIDRERRQVDFAGAPWNH, from the coding sequence ATGGTCATCGACATCCCCGACATCGGCCTCGGCACCTACGAGAACACCGACCCGGAAGTCTGCGCCGAGAGCGTCGAGACCGCGCTGAACGTCGGTTACCGCCACGTCGACACCGCCGAGATGTACGACAACGAGCGCGCGGTCGGCGCGGGCCTCGCCCGCGCCGACGTGGACCGCGGGGAGGTATTCCTCTCGACCAAGATACACTCGTCGAACCTCGCGTACGACGACGTGTTCGAGAGCGCGCAGGGCTGTCTGGACAGGCTCGGCGTCGAGTACGTCGACCTGCTGTACGTCCACTGGCCCATTCGGAGCTACGACTCCGAGGGGACGCTGGCGGCGTTCGACGACCTCCGCGAGGAGGGCCTGATTCGCAACGTCGGTCTCTCGAACTTCACGCCGGAGCTCCTCGACGAGGCGACAGACCTGCTCGACGCGTCGCTGTTCGCCCATCAGGTCGAGTGCCACCCCCTGCTCCAGCAGGAGGAGTTGCGGGCGCGCGCCCGCAGAGACGACCACTATCTGGTCGCGTACTCGCCGCTTGCGAAGGGGGAGGTGTTCGACGTGCCCGAACTGGTCGATATCGCCGAGCGCCACGGCGCGACGCCCGCGCAGGTCGGCCTCGCGTGGCTTCGGTCGAAGGAGAACGTCGTCGCCATCCCGAAGTCGTCTTCGGAGGGCCACATCCGCGAGAACCTCCAAGCCCGCGAGCTATCGCTCACCGACGACGACATCGCGCGCATCGACGCCATCGACCGCGAGCGAAGACAGGTCGACTTCGCGGGCGCGCCGTGGAACCACTAG
- a CDS encoding DUF7410 domain-containing protein, whose translation MAVTDRELRIPDDETPARCPHCGRPFRSERQRALHVGEDHADDCTADQRASYEDAREAEAEDLFVYHLKVVAALVGIYAFFVFAYMAVSLAQAPG comes from the coding sequence ATGGCGGTCACCGACCGAGAACTCCGGATTCCCGACGACGAGACCCCCGCGCGGTGTCCCCACTGCGGGCGTCCGTTCCGGTCCGAGCGCCAGCGCGCGCTGCACGTCGGAGAGGACCACGCCGACGACTGCACCGCCGACCAGCGGGCGTCCTACGAGGACGCCCGCGAGGCCGAGGCCGAGGACCTGTTCGTCTACCACCTCAAGGTCGTCGCGGCGCTCGTCGGTATCTACGCCTTCTTCGTGTTCGCGTACATGGCGGTGTCGCTGGCGCAGGCCCCGGGATGA
- a CDS encoding family 43 glycosylhydrolase, with the protein MNRRTFLNRTGAAVVGGGVVGGGVVGGGVVGGGVVGDETVRRAARRAARRDGGEYRNPVSDRYRNPVFERVFPDPGAVRAPDGTYFAYATYHDWDRDRGGGGSGRTDERSERDDEESEPWDGNRPLVPILRSPDLVDWEFVGPAFEEKPDWHESVGVWAPDVVRYGGEYLLYYSLSSWGDPNPGIGVASADSPEGPFEDRGRLLRSEGVGVPNSIDPCPVVEAGTPYLFWGSHRGIYGVRLGGDGRSLAGEKFQVAGDGVEAPSLLARDGRYYLFGSRGRCCAGADSDYRVVVGRADDLRGPYRNRAGEDLLDAPGMTILRGNDRFAGPGHNAVARDDAGDDWLVYHAYERADPWVGQTPRRVLMIDRLRWREGWPAVPDGSPSLTAPKPSVTSGDASNRRET; encoded by the coding sequence GTGAACCGACGGACGTTCCTGAATCGGACCGGAGCGGCGGTCGTCGGGGGCGGAGTCGTCGGGGGCGGAGTCGTCGGGGGCGGAGTCGTCGGGGGCGGAGTCGTCGGGGACGAGACGGTCCGGCGCGCCGCGCGCCGCGCGGCGCGCCGGGACGGCGGGGAGTACCGGAATCCCGTCTCCGACCGGTACCGCAACCCCGTCTTCGAGCGGGTGTTCCCCGACCCGGGCGCGGTCCGCGCGCCCGACGGAACCTACTTCGCCTACGCGACCTACCACGACTGGGACCGAGACCGCGGTGGCGGGGGGAGCGGACGCACCGACGAGAGGAGCGAGCGCGACGACGAGGAGAGCGAACCGTGGGACGGGAATCGCCCCCTCGTCCCGATACTCCGGTCGCCGGACCTCGTGGACTGGGAGTTCGTCGGGCCCGCCTTCGAGGAGAAGCCCGACTGGCACGAGTCGGTTGGCGTCTGGGCACCCGACGTCGTTCGGTACGGCGGGGAGTACCTGCTGTACTACTCGCTGTCGTCGTGGGGCGACCCGAACCCCGGAATCGGGGTCGCCAGCGCAGACTCGCCCGAGGGGCCGTTCGAGGACCGCGGCCGCCTGCTCCGGAGCGAGGGGGTCGGCGTCCCCAACTCCATCGACCCCTGTCCGGTCGTCGAGGCCGGGACCCCCTACCTGTTCTGGGGGAGCCACCGTGGCATCTACGGCGTTCGACTCGGCGGGGACGGGCGGTCGCTCGCGGGCGAGAAGTTTCAGGTCGCTGGCGACGGCGTCGAAGCGCCGTCCCTCCTCGCCCGCGACGGCCGGTACTACCTGTTCGGCTCCCGCGGGCGGTGTTGTGCGGGCGCAGACAGCGACTACCGCGTCGTGGTCGGGCGCGCCGACGACCTCCGGGGTCCCTACCGGAACCGGGCGGGCGAGGACCTGCTCGACGCGCCCGGAATGACGATACTCCGCGGGAACGACCGCTTCGCGGGACCGGGACACAACGCCGTGGCCCGCGACGACGCGGGGGACGACTGGCTCGTCTACCACGCCTACGAGCGGGCCGACCCGTGGGTCGGCCAGACCCCCCGGCGGGTCCTGATGATCGACCGCCTCCGGTGGCGCGAGGGATGGCCCGCGGTGCCGGACGGTTCGCCGAGCCTGACCGCGCCGAAACCGAGCGTTACGAGCGGGGACGCGTCGAACCGTCGCGAAACGTAG
- a CDS encoding twin-arginine translocation signal domain-containing protein, translated as MTRRYTRRQFLGASAAAGLGGAGGCASPLDSAGRSTAGEETREPTERETDSAGSETTPEEMARRDPVDVRGALYVPARAWNTYQMWADYDESVIERDLGYAERLNLNAVRTWVSYERWREDPDALEREIDHFLTAAEDRGMRAILGLFESVGQEPTEENLTNTDPWTAPPVQSPSSRVMQNEYRWDDPREYVRWFMQRHRDDDRLLAVEVMNEPGWLPDMKRFAGGMFETLGEERGSVPLTVGSTSMANNAEYVDWGCDILQFHYNFPDDTGVYRDLLSEADQLSTDLDMPAWLTEWQRVADFGWGGRDTVDQWQPDYASLAPVIHEYGMGNFFWSLMVKPAYVRYMRKRGVVNGIFHEDGAVWNREDARAVKAMSGDAEFEADERREWPEWAAEIERRAFDTEDDGGEDEGGG; from the coding sequence ATGACTCGTCGGTACACGCGACGCCAGTTCCTGGGAGCCAGCGCCGCCGCCGGACTCGGCGGCGCGGGGGGTTGTGCCTCCCCGCTCGACAGCGCCGGTCGGAGCACCGCGGGCGAGGAGACCCGGGAACCGACGGAGCGGGAGACCGACTCGGCCGGGTCCGAGACCACGCCCGAGGAGATGGCCCGGCGCGACCCCGTGGACGTCCGCGGCGCGCTGTACGTCCCCGCCCGGGCGTGGAACACCTACCAGATGTGGGCCGACTACGACGAGTCGGTGATCGAGCGCGACCTCGGGTACGCCGAGCGCCTGAACCTCAACGCCGTCCGGACGTGGGTGAGCTACGAGCGGTGGCGCGAGGACCCCGACGCGCTCGAACGCGAGATAGACCACTTCCTCACCGCGGCCGAGGACCGCGGGATGCGCGCGATTCTGGGGCTGTTCGAGAGCGTCGGTCAGGAACCGACCGAGGAGAACCTGACGAACACCGACCCGTGGACCGCCCCGCCGGTCCAGTCGCCGTCGAGCCGGGTCATGCAGAACGAGTACCGGTGGGACGACCCCCGCGAGTACGTGCGGTGGTTCATGCAGCGCCACCGCGACGACGACCGCCTGCTCGCGGTCGAGGTGATGAACGAACCGGGGTGGCTCCCCGACATGAAGCGGTTCGCTGGCGGGATGTTCGAGACGCTGGGCGAGGAGCGCGGGTCGGTCCCGCTCACGGTCGGGTCGACCAGCATGGCGAACAACGCCGAGTACGTCGACTGGGGCTGTGACATCCTCCAGTTCCACTACAACTTCCCGGACGACACCGGCGTCTATCGCGACCTCCTCTCGGAGGCCGACCAGCTATCGACCGACCTCGACATGCCCGCGTGGCTGACCGAGTGGCAGCGCGTCGCCGACTTCGGGTGGGGCGGCCGGGACACCGTCGACCAGTGGCAGCCCGACTACGCCTCGCTCGCGCCCGTCATCCACGAGTACGGGATGGGCAACTTCTTCTGGTCGCTGATGGTCAAGCCCGCCTACGTCCGGTACATGCGAAAGCGCGGGGTCGTCAACGGCATCTTCCACGAGGACGGCGCGGTCTGGAACCGCGAGGACGCCCGCGCCGTCAAGGCGATGTCGGGCGACGCCGAGTTCGAGGCCGACGAGCGCAGGGAGTGGCCCGAGTGGGCCGCCGAGATAGAGCGACGCGCGTTCGACACAGAGGACGATGGCGGGGAAGACGAGGGCGGAGGGTAG
- a CDS encoding tRNA-binding protein, translated as MVESPFETTFRVGEVEDAEAFPETRKPELAKLWIDLGDETVRSVAQTGYNYDPEDLVGRQVLCATDLGTVPIAGFESEVLTVGVPDADGHPVLVAPDEDVPVGGRLY; from the coding sequence ATGGTCGAGAGCCCGTTCGAGACGACGTTCCGCGTCGGCGAAGTCGAAGACGCCGAGGCGTTCCCCGAGACGAGAAAGCCCGAGCTGGCGAAGCTGTGGATCGATCTGGGCGACGAGACGGTCCGGTCGGTCGCCCAGACCGGCTACAACTACGACCCCGAGGACCTCGTGGGACGGCAGGTCCTCTGTGCGACCGACCTCGGGACGGTCCCCATCGCGGGGTTCGAGTCGGAGGTCCTGACCGTCGGCGTCCCCGACGCCGACGGTCACCCCGTCCTCGTCGCGCCCGACGAGGACGTGCCGGTCGGTGGGAGACTGTACTGA
- a CDS encoding right-handed parallel beta-helix repeat-containing protein, which yields MTARDARTLGVLLAALAVLASVCAVPAVATLGGVATAPTDAQSTGEAEPTPLDSCTTIEESGTYVLTDDIENGGKTPISESCFEIRADDVTVDGDGHEVAGRGESHTDGVAVVGADGVTVRNVEVHDWHNGVVVENGSASVREVTSHANAYGIRLENAGETSVEANTVEDNLVGIYAEGEAVSLGDNDLSGNEIPVQEDAGNASTRADF from the coding sequence ATGACCGCCAGAGACGCGCGCACGCTCGGCGTGCTCCTCGCGGCGCTCGCGGTCCTCGCGAGCGTCTGCGCGGTTCCCGCCGTCGCGACGCTCGGAGGCGTCGCGACCGCGCCGACCGACGCCCAATCGACCGGCGAGGCCGAACCGACCCCGCTCGATTCCTGCACGACCATCGAGGAGTCCGGTACCTACGTCCTGACCGACGACATCGAGAACGGCGGGAAGACGCCCATCTCCGAGTCCTGCTTCGAGATTCGGGCCGACGACGTGACCGTCGACGGTGACGGTCACGAGGTCGCGGGCCGCGGCGAGAGCCACACCGACGGCGTGGCGGTCGTCGGTGCCGACGGCGTCACGGTCCGGAACGTCGAGGTCCACGACTGGCACAACGGCGTCGTGGTCGAGAACGGTTCGGCGTCGGTCCGCGAGGTGACGAGCCACGCCAACGCCTACGGAATCCGACTGGAGAACGCGGGCGAGACCTCGGTCGAGGCCAACACCGTCGAGGACAACCTCGTCGGCATCTACGCCGAGGGCGAGGCCGTGTCGCTCGGCGACAACGACCTCTCGGGCAACGAGATTCCGGTGCAGGAGGACGCCGGAAACGCGTCGACGCGCGCCGACTTTTAA
- a CDS encoding DEAD/DEAH box helicase family protein has protein sequence MTDSEDDAVPNDSDPTDGERADREGAHGGDAQRDAADDADRDATERDAAEDDALDVEAFHDAVEEYGRPVVTAEEVSRALDRSQAETDAALDALASGEGVERLDVSNDPVVWYPTDWAALADRERVVVFPKRRELVVDQPTQFTRAQLSQFAHLVDTTRDGGYMYEIRQEDVWGAPHDDFESLLGTVRDVLPERSPHLEEWLEGQWKRAHRFTLRTHEDGYVVLEAASEDLMGNVARQKLDDGQLRAPISDTESWVAEEAVAEVKRILYEAGYPVQDDRDLETGDPLDVSLNLDLRPYQREWVAEFVEKRSGVLVGPPGSGKTVAGMGVLDAVGGETLILVPSRELATQWRDELLAHTTLTDEQVGEYHGGTKQIRPVTVATYQTAGMDRHRMLFDEREWGLIVYDECQHIPSKVFRRSADLQSKHRLGLSVDGDTIVPFKRGESISLERIEDFATEHLGEEAGIAETEGIETLSVTDDGNVRWTEVNAVMRHSHGEEMYEVRAKNGRKVSITEDHSLMVFDGREGEIVSKKPRDLTRDDYLLQPTAGATEGGKDSVDVLRLLDEGYVLTEDDTPDSVYEPLYERDIGSSKDRYNWKSRGNLPLHVARDIGIDRKYIKGVYVRQREKYIPPRVPIADFARLVGLFVADGALDEHRVEFYATDAESKSEVEEFKRLVRSLHPEASINTISNGENCTTVRISGPLARIFENIGLSNGAREKSIPEIVLSNPSAYEPFVEGVVLGDGHLQKRSRNREMSIISTSSDVLAQGLNFILGSLGYVGGNYRRNSEVAVREREHDVVTNNLVRFNPKNREKQSRNGMVPFTEELKQSYDSIERIPRADRYKSESLSVIESGLSQRSRLNDDEVTTIVERAEADEYDWLADADVGMLEIDSVTQVESEEYVYDLSTEDENFLGNHLFCHNSATPVREDDREEDIFTLIGPPIGTDWDALFEAGYVQEPEVQIRYVPWDEETYRNEYGSAHGHERRQIAASNPAKIREIRHLLAEHPTSKALIFVEYLDQGEAIADELGVPFVSGEMRHARRELLLQEFKTGERDTLVVSRVGDEGIDLPDAELAIVASGLGGSRRQGAQRAGRTMRPTGNARMYVLATLGTTEEDFARQRMRHLSAKGVRVTERDAEAVTAPGDQ, from the coding sequence GTGACCGACAGCGAGGACGACGCGGTTCCGAACGACTCGGACCCGACCGACGGCGAGCGGGCCGACCGCGAGGGGGCGCACGGAGGCGACGCCCAGAGAGACGCCGCAGACGATGCAGACCGAGACGCGACCGAGCGCGACGCCGCAGAGGACGACGCGCTGGACGTGGAGGCGTTCCACGACGCGGTCGAGGAGTACGGCAGGCCGGTCGTGACCGCCGAGGAGGTCTCGCGCGCGCTCGACCGCTCGCAGGCCGAGACCGACGCGGCGCTCGACGCCCTCGCCTCGGGCGAGGGCGTCGAGCGCTTGGACGTGTCGAACGACCCCGTGGTCTGGTACCCGACCGACTGGGCCGCGCTCGCCGACCGCGAGCGCGTGGTGGTGTTCCCCAAGCGGCGCGAGCTCGTGGTCGACCAGCCCACCCAGTTCACCCGCGCGCAACTCTCGCAGTTCGCCCACCTCGTGGACACCACCCGCGACGGCGGCTACATGTACGAGATTCGCCAAGAGGACGTGTGGGGCGCGCCTCACGACGACTTCGAGAGTCTGCTCGGGACGGTTCGGGACGTGTTGCCCGAACGGTCGCCCCACCTCGAAGAGTGGCTCGAAGGCCAGTGGAAGCGCGCCCACCGGTTCACCCTCCGGACCCACGAGGACGGCTACGTCGTGCTCGAAGCCGCGAGCGAGGACCTGATGGGCAACGTCGCGCGCCAGAAGCTCGACGACGGACAGCTGCGCGCCCCCATCTCGGACACCGAGAGCTGGGTCGCCGAGGAGGCCGTCGCGGAGGTCAAGCGAATCCTCTACGAGGCCGGGTACCCGGTGCAGGACGACCGCGACCTCGAGACCGGCGACCCCCTCGACGTGAGCCTGAACCTCGACCTGCGGCCCTACCAGCGCGAGTGGGTCGCGGAGTTCGTCGAGAAGCGGTCGGGCGTGCTGGTCGGACCGCCCGGGTCGGGCAAGACCGTCGCCGGGATGGGCGTCCTCGACGCGGTGGGCGGCGAGACCCTCATCCTGGTGCCGAGCAGGGAACTCGCCACCCAGTGGCGCGACGAACTGCTCGCACACACCACCCTCACCGACGAGCAGGTCGGCGAGTACCACGGCGGCACGAAGCAGATTCGCCCGGTCACGGTCGCGACCTACCAGACCGCCGGGATGGACCGCCACCGGATGCTGTTCGACGAGCGCGAGTGGGGGCTCATCGTCTACGACGAGTGCCAGCACATCCCGAGCAAGGTGTTCCGGCGGTCGGCCGACCTCCAGAGCAAGCATCGGTTGGGATTGTCCGTAGACGGAGATACCATCGTTCCGTTCAAACGCGGGGAGTCCATCTCGTTGGAGCGAATCGAGGACTTCGCAACCGAGCATCTCGGCGAAGAAGCCGGTATCGCCGAGACGGAGGGTATAGAAACGCTCAGTGTAACTGACGACGGAAACGTGAGATGGACCGAGGTCAATGCCGTAATGCGTCACTCTCACGGGGAAGAGATGTACGAAGTCCGAGCGAAGAACGGTCGGAAAGTGAGCATAACGGAAGACCACTCCCTCATGGTATTCGACGGACGAGAGGGTGAAATCGTCAGCAAAAAACCGCGCGACCTGACCCGAGACGACTATCTCTTGCAACCGACCGCTGGTGCAACGGAAGGTGGCAAAGATTCGGTCGATGTACTGCGCTTGTTGGACGAGGGGTACGTCCTGACCGAGGATGACACGCCAGACTCGGTATACGAACCGCTCTACGAGCGTGACATCGGAAGTTCGAAAGACCGCTACAACTGGAAAAGCAGAGGGAATCTGCCGCTTCACGTAGCGCGAGACATCGGAATTGACCGGAAATATATAAAAGGAGTGTATGTTCGTCAGCGAGAGAAATACATTCCGCCACGGGTCCCGATAGCGGATTTTGCGCGTTTAGTCGGACTCTTCGTCGCGGACGGAGCGTTAGACGAACACAGAGTCGAGTTCTACGCAACGGACGCGGAATCGAAATCCGAAGTCGAGGAGTTCAAGCGACTCGTTCGCTCCCTCCATCCGGAGGCGAGCATCAATACTATTTCGAACGGAGAGAACTGTACGACGGTTCGGATTAGCGGTCCACTAGCGCGTATTTTCGAGAATATTGGTCTCTCGAACGGTGCACGGGAGAAATCCATTCCAGAAATTGTACTGTCGAATCCGTCGGCCTACGAACCCTTCGTGGAGGGCGTGGTTCTCGGCGATGGACACCTCCAAAAACGGAGCAGAAATCGAGAGATGAGTATAATCTCGACCTCCAGCGACGTTCTCGCTCAGGGCTTGAACTTCATCCTCGGCTCACTTGGATACGTCGGCGGAAACTACCGAAGGAATTCCGAAGTCGCAGTGAGGGAAAGAGAACATGACGTTGTGACGAACAACCTCGTCCGTTTCAATCCCAAAAACCGCGAGAAACAGTCACGGAACGGCATGGTTCCGTTTACCGAGGAACTGAAACAATCGTACGACTCCATAGAACGGATTCCACGAGCTGACCGGTATAAATCGGAGAGCCTGTCGGTCATAGAATCTGGGCTGTCGCAACGAAGTCGGCTGAACGATGACGAGGTGACCACGATTGTCGAGAGAGCGGAAGCCGACGAATACGATTGGTTGGCCGACGCGGACGTTGGGATGTTAGAAATCGACTCGGTAACGCAGGTCGAATCGGAGGAATACGTGTACGATCTCTCGACCGAAGACGAGAATTTCCTCGGTAATCACCTCTTTTGTCACAACTCTGCCACGCCAGTCCGGGAAGACGACCGCGAGGAGGACATCTTCACCCTCATCGGGCCGCCCATCGGAACCGACTGGGACGCCCTCTTCGAGGCCGGGTACGTCCAGGAACCGGAGGTCCAGATACGGTACGTCCCGTGGGACGAAGAGACCTACCGAAACGAGTACGGGAGCGCCCACGGCCACGAGCGCAGACAAATCGCGGCGTCCAATCCCGCGAAGATCCGCGAAATCCGCCACCTGCTCGCCGAGCATCCGACCTCGAAGGCGCTGATATTCGTGGAGTACTTAGACCAGGGCGAGGCCATCGCGGATGAACTCGGCGTTCCGTTCGTCAGCGGCGAGATGCGCCACGCCCGCCGGGAACTCCTCCTGCAGGAGTTCAAGACGGGCGAGCGCGACACCCTCGTGGTCTCGCGGGTCGGCGACGAGGGCATCGACCTGCCCGACGCCGAACTCGCCATCGTGGCGTCGGGGCTCGGCGGGTCCCGGCGACAGGGCGCTCAGCGCGCCGGACGGACCATGCGCCCGACGGGGAACGCCCGGATGTACGTGCTCGCCACCCTGGGTACCACCGAGGAGGACTTCGCCCGCCAGCGCATGCGCCACCTCTCGGCGAAGGGCGTCCGGGTGACCGAGCGCGACGCCGAGGCGGTCACCGCGCCCGGCGACCAGTAG
- a CDS encoding DUF7522 family protein translates to MDRDEGLIRFLRERTGECLRGVGRYDADGYEVLYVRPGLERETLDSEVERMVTHLRSESRPREVRSFPYGDLDGTVRSFEEAVVMHFPLTQERGVVVTLEPDVARQLTTFMRECIERL, encoded by the coding sequence ATGGACCGCGACGAAGGCCTGATTCGGTTCCTCCGCGAGCGTACCGGGGAGTGCCTCCGCGGCGTGGGTCGGTACGACGCCGACGGGTACGAGGTACTGTACGTCCGTCCGGGCCTCGAACGCGAGACGCTCGACTCGGAGGTAGAGCGGATGGTGACCCACCTCCGGTCCGAGTCGCGGCCGCGGGAGGTGCGGTCGTTCCCGTACGGCGACCTCGACGGGACCGTCCGGTCGTTCGAGGAGGCCGTCGTGATGCACTTCCCGCTCACCCAAGAACGCGGCGTCGTCGTGACCCTCGAACCCGACGTGGCCCGCCAACTGACCACGTTCATGCGCGAGTGCATCGAGCGCCTGTGA
- a CDS encoding CopG family ribbon-helix-helix protein, producing the protein MTVVSISMPDELLDRVDDFADEHGYTGRSEVFREAARNLLGEFEDRKLEDRDLMGVVTVLFSYEDTTVEERMMHLRHEYEGLVASNVHNHVGDHYCMELFILEGTLEDISTFVGKIRATQDTLTVDYSVIPVDGVGPFAQVE; encoded by the coding sequence ATGACCGTCGTCAGTATCTCGATGCCGGACGAGCTCCTCGACCGGGTGGACGACTTCGCCGACGAGCACGGCTACACCGGCCGCAGCGAGGTGTTCCGGGAGGCCGCGCGCAACCTCCTCGGCGAGTTCGAGGACAGGAAACTCGAAGACCGCGACCTGATGGGCGTGGTGACGGTACTGTTCAGCTACGAGGACACCACCGTCGAGGAGCGGATGATGCACCTCCGCCACGAGTACGAGGGACTGGTCGCCTCGAACGTCCACAACCACGTCGGCGACCACTACTGCATGGAGCTTTTCATCCTCGAAGGCACGCTGGAGGACATCTCGACCTTCGTCGGGAAGATTCGGGCAACTCAGGACACCCTCACGGTCGACTACTCGGTGATTCCGGTCGACGGAGTCGGCCCGTTCGCGCAGGTGGAGTAG